CCATAGTGGGATTGAAAGGTCGTTCAATCAAGTCTTGCAAACGCTCTTTTATGTGCCGCAATCGCACCATAGTGGGATTGAAAGCGGCGGGGAGGGCTCTATTTTGCTTCTGCGGAACATGCCGCAATCGCACCATAGTGGGATTGAAAATTCGCCCAATTTGACATAATCTACCCCCGCATAAGCCGCAATCGCACCATAGTGGGATTGAAATGGGCTAGGCTATTCAATGATGGTCACAATGGTGACCATCATGCCGCAATCGCACCATAGTGGGATTGAAAGCAATGTTGGCCTCTTCGTCAATAGAAATGTTATCAAAGCCGCAATTGCACTGGAGTGGGATTGAAAAATGAGGTTACAAGGGCTGAATTAATAGGCCTCTCCACCACCTATGAGGGGGATGAGTTTAACCTCATCCCCCTCTCTTATTACATGGCTTTTGTCCACTTGTTTCCCATTGACCAACACTACCCCCACAAGAGGCGAGGGTATTTCCAGTTTGGCAAGAATTTCTTCTACGCTTATACCTCCCTCAACCTCTACTTCTTTTCGGTCTCCAGCGTAGCGGCTCAAAATCCCCACTATCTTTATTTTCGCCACCCTCTATACCCCTATCCTTACAATCTCGGCAAGCCCAAGCTCCGCCAGTTTCTCAGGGGTGGGTATCCCGTTCTTGTCCCATCCTCGCTTTTGGTAATATGTGTCCAGAAGTCTCTGGATATCATCCCACTCCATGCGCTTCCCCTTAGTGGGACCATAAGTTACAGGCTCCTTATAGAAGCGCGGAGGCGGATAATCCCACTCCCTCCCGAAACCTTCCACCTCTCGTACCCAATACATCCGGGTCAGGTTCCAGACCCTTTCAGAGATCTTCATCAAATCTTCCCAGGACCGATCAATCCCGGTTATAGCTTTCAAAATAGGAGGATAGAGGCCCAGGTCAATGCTGAGCTCCACCCACTGGAGCCGACAAGCCCCAAGACAGTCAAAGAGGGGTCGGACGTGTTGAAGGTAGATGACCCTATCAACTTTGTCATCTGTAACAAGGTCGCGGCCTACCTGAAGGTCGTAGGTTATAGCCCACGAACGGTTGTGGTGAGCACCAACATCGCAGGTCATGTAGCTGAGAAGCATCGCAGGAGCATTGTGGCACTCGTAACCGCTCATTTCCATGCCCTTTACGTGGATGGCAAATTCTTCAGAGTTTTCACCCAATTTTTGAGAGGCATGCTTTACACCCTCGGCCAGCAGGTCCCCAATTCCTTCACGGCGAGCTATTTTCTCCAATAGTGTGAAAACCACCTGGGGATCCCCCCAGCGCAACTCGAGGCCTTCGGTTTCCTCTTTGGTCAATATCCCTTTTTCAAAACACTCAATCGCAAAGGCAATAACGTTGCCCACCGAG
This genomic window from Anaerolineae bacterium contains:
- a CDS encoding MoaD/ThiS family protein, translated to MAKIKIVGILSRYAGDRKEVEVEGGISVEEILAKLEIPSPLVGVVLVNGKQVDKSHVIREGDEVKLIPLIGGGEAY